Proteins from a single region of Neodiprion virginianus isolate iyNeoVirg1 chromosome 4, iyNeoVirg1.1, whole genome shotgun sequence:
- the LOC124304101 gene encoding 3-galactosyl-N-acetylglucosaminide 4-alpha-L-fucosyltransferase FUT3-like isoform X1, with amino-acid sequence MIRLPRHLPTLIILTAVSMFGFYSLSVVLRGAGNRIVKLYDNYNVNVERYDRLHGPPIESRGYEFETKPIPVNWRNLSADQVHSMSALGKRLLSVGDISEVKNVPKDPAKEYLIVVWKHGPFLERRHLKHFTNDASSPWEDCSVNNCRLSYDSGDVEEADAVLIHLHKTTGVKDLPDKVNPEKRMKQRWVFLTDESPLHTFLAGGQSISSYNGLFNWSMSYRMDSDVPVPYGRTVMMIQRNSSTDTQKYTKAKTKLVAIMGSNCGGSNKRWDYAARLKVALAERMDAYGRCLKGDTKSCPGHFTKDCEALDDYKFYLAFENSNCREYLTEKPFWHGYHKHAVPVIMGASRENCRQLLPPKSYIHVDDFANPATLADYLLYLDTNDQEYSKFHAWRNQFDVLNEHGYFQSTSRHYCRLCEALNYNDPSVKVYNHLEDFWSKTKDCW; translated from the exons ATGATCCGTTTACCGAGGCATCTGCCGACCTTAATTATTCTAACAGCGGTTAGCATGTTCGGATTTTATTCATTAAGCGTCGTCCTTCGCGGCGCGGGAAACCGTATCGTCAAATTATACGACAATTATAACGTGAACGTCGAGAGGTACGATCGGCTTCATGGACCGCCGATCGAAAGTCGAGGATACGAATTTGAGACGAAACCGATACCTGTTAACTGGAGGAACCTGTCCGCCGACCAG GTTCACAGTATGTCCGCCCTTGGTAAACGATTGCTATCCGTCGGCGATATCAGCGAGGTAAAAAACGTCCCTAAAGATCCTGCAAAGGAGTATCTGATAGTCGTATGGAAGCACGGACCGTTCCTAGAGAGAAGACACCTCAAGCATTTCACCAACGATGC ATCATCGCCGTGGGAAGATTGTTCGGTAAATAATTGTCGACTAAGTTACGACTCGGGTGACGTCGAAGAAGCTGACGCGGTGCTCATCCACCTCCACAAGACGACGGGGGTAAAGGATTTGCCGGATAAAGTTAATCCGGAGAAAAGGATGAAGCAACGCTGGGTTTTCCTCACCGACGAATCACCCCTGCACACCTTCCTAGCCGGTGGCCAGAGTATCTCGAGTTACAACGGTTTGTTCAACTGGTCCATGAGCTATCGGATGGACAGCGACGTCCCCGTGCCTTACGGCCGTACGGTGATGATGATCCAGCGAAACTCGAGCACCGATACCCAGAAGTACACGAAAGCCAAGACCAAGCTGGTGGCGATAATGGGAAGCAACTGCGGCGGGAGCAACAAACGATGGGATTACGCAGCCAGGTTGAAAGTGGCACTGGCCGAGAGGATGGACGCTTATGGTCGCTGTCTTAAAGGTGATACGAAAAGCTGCCCGGGACACTTTACCAAGGACTGCGAAGCCCTGGACGACTACAAGTTTTACCTCGCCTTTGAGAATTCTAACTGCAGGGAGTACCTTACGGAGAAACCATTCTGGCACGGATACCATAAGCATGCGGTACCCGTGATCATGGGGGCGTCGAGGGAAAACTGCAGGCAATTGTTACCACCGAAATCTTACATACACGTTGACGATTTTGCCAATCCGGCTACCCTAGCCGATTATCTCTTGTACCTGGACACCAACGACCAAGAATATTCAAAGTTTCACGCCTGGCGGAACCAATTCGATGTACTCAATGAGCACGGATACTTTCAGAGCACGTCTCGGCATTATTGCCGGCTATGCGAAGCCCTCAATTACAACGATCCGAGCGTCAAGGTTTACAACCATCTCGAAGATTTCTGGAGCAAAACGAAAGACTGCTGGTGA
- the LOC124304101 gene encoding glycoprotein 3-alpha-L-fucosyltransferase A-like isoform X2, producing MTLKSSGFQNKRVYSLLRDSLRNFRYYQRCKVHSMSALGKRLLSVGDISEVKNVPKDPAKEYLIVVWKHGPFLERRHLKHFTNDASSPWEDCSVNNCRLSYDSGDVEEADAVLIHLHKTTGVKDLPDKVNPEKRMKQRWVFLTDESPLHTFLAGGQSISSYNGLFNWSMSYRMDSDVPVPYGRTVMMIQRNSSTDTQKYTKAKTKLVAIMGSNCGGSNKRWDYAARLKVALAERMDAYGRCLKGDTKSCPGHFTKDCEALDDYKFYLAFENSNCREYLTEKPFWHGYHKHAVPVIMGASRENCRQLLPPKSYIHVDDFANPATLADYLLYLDTNDQEYSKFHAWRNQFDVLNEHGYFQSTSRHYCRLCEALNYNDPSVKVYNHLEDFWSKTKDCW from the exons atgactttgAAGTCGTCGGggtttcaaaataaaagagTATATTCTCTTCTTCGTGATAGTTTGCGAAATTTCAGATATTACCAAAGGTGCAAA GTTCACAGTATGTCCGCCCTTGGTAAACGATTGCTATCCGTCGGCGATATCAGCGAGGTAAAAAACGTCCCTAAAGATCCTGCAAAGGAGTATCTGATAGTCGTATGGAAGCACGGACCGTTCCTAGAGAGAAGACACCTCAAGCATTTCACCAACGATGC ATCATCGCCGTGGGAAGATTGTTCGGTAAATAATTGTCGACTAAGTTACGACTCGGGTGACGTCGAAGAAGCTGACGCGGTGCTCATCCACCTCCACAAGACGACGGGGGTAAAGGATTTGCCGGATAAAGTTAATCCGGAGAAAAGGATGAAGCAACGCTGGGTTTTCCTCACCGACGAATCACCCCTGCACACCTTCCTAGCCGGTGGCCAGAGTATCTCGAGTTACAACGGTTTGTTCAACTGGTCCATGAGCTATCGGATGGACAGCGACGTCCCCGTGCCTTACGGCCGTACGGTGATGATGATCCAGCGAAACTCGAGCACCGATACCCAGAAGTACACGAAAGCCAAGACCAAGCTGGTGGCGATAATGGGAAGCAACTGCGGCGGGAGCAACAAACGATGGGATTACGCAGCCAGGTTGAAAGTGGCACTGGCCGAGAGGATGGACGCTTATGGTCGCTGTCTTAAAGGTGATACGAAAAGCTGCCCGGGACACTTTACCAAGGACTGCGAAGCCCTGGACGACTACAAGTTTTACCTCGCCTTTGAGAATTCTAACTGCAGGGAGTACCTTACGGAGAAACCATTCTGGCACGGATACCATAAGCATGCGGTACCCGTGATCATGGGGGCGTCGAGGGAAAACTGCAGGCAATTGTTACCACCGAAATCTTACATACACGTTGACGATTTTGCCAATCCGGCTACCCTAGCCGATTATCTCTTGTACCTGGACACCAACGACCAAGAATATTCAAAGTTTCACGCCTGGCGGAACCAATTCGATGTACTCAATGAGCACGGATACTTTCAGAGCACGTCTCGGCATTATTGCCGGCTATGCGAAGCCCTCAATTACAACGATCCGAGCGTCAAGGTTTACAACCATCTCGAAGATTTCTGGAGCAAAACGAAAGACTGCTGGTGA
- the LOC124304107 gene encoding nucleoside diphosphate-linked moiety X motif 6, with translation MYSVAVGLAKILRIPQRSTLSGVTDYVSRSNMARSTATSSIFKGSKDRFNGITVDSTLEPCDSGAFSKCLKASLDQWITENRRAIWFRVGLEQSDWIPDLTKNGFKFHHARDDWVTLYRWLPTDQTCNIPPYAHTLLGVGAIVYNEDTDEILVVKEKYSVVTPMWKFPGGYVEPGEDITVAAEREVMEETGIEAEFKHILSFRHAHRFAYGCSDIYMVACLTPRSYEITKCNREITDCVWMKLDEYVQHPEVHENNRLVAKKFIEFKNHKRTITVQTLIHPAIKTPFRVFTISKLED, from the exons ATGTACAGCGTCGCGGTAGGACTAGCTAAGATATTGAGAATTCCGCAACGATCCACATTGTCAGGAGTGACAGATTATGTAAGCAGATCTAACATGGCGCGAAGCACAGCTACGTCTTCTATATTTAAAGGCTCTAAAGACCGTTTCAACGGTATAACCGTCGATTCAACACTCGAGCCGTGCGATTCTGGCGCGTTTTCAAAATGCCTGAAAG CTTCCCTGGACCAGTGGATAACGGAAAACCGAAGGGCGATATGGTTTCGCGTGGGGCTCGAGCAGTCAGATTGGATTCCGGACCTCACTAAAAATgggttcaaatttcatcaCGCGAGGGATGACTGGGTCACCCTTTATCGCTGGTTGCCCACAGACCAAACCTGCAATATACCGCCCTATGCCCACACTCTACTGGGAGTCGGAGCCATCGTCTATAATGAAGATACGGACGAGATTTTGGTCGTCAAAGAGAAATACAGTGTTGTCACCCCAATGTGGAAGTTTCCGGGTGGTTACGTCGAACCAG GTGAGGATATAACTGTCGCTGCCGAGCGAGAAGTCATGGAGGAAACTGGAATAGAAGCCGAATTCAAACACATTCTTTCATTCCGTCACGCACATCGCTTCGCTTACGGATGTTCAGATATCTACATGGTCGCCTGTCTCACTCCTCGCAGTTATGAAATCACCAAATGCAATCGTGAGATAACAGATTGTGTCTGGATGAAG CTTGACGAGTATGTGCAGCATCCAGAGGTTCACGAAAACAATCGTTTGgtagcaaaaaaattcatcgagttCAAGAACCATAAGAGAACTATAACCGTCCAAACTCTGATTCATCCTGCCATAAAGACACCTTTCAGAGTCTTCACAATATCGAAGTTAGAGGATTAA
- the LOC124304106 gene encoding uncharacterized protein LOC124304106 translates to MVNGRRVQRPYLIVILFIAQALDDSGVKGHGRMMDPPSRNSMWRFGFPNPVNYNDNELFCGGYAVQWVQNQGQCGVCGDAYHTSEPRPHEAGGEFAKGTIVRHYTVGQEIEIEIELTANHWGRFELYLCPNNNPNSEATQECFDRYPLYLSGTNDVQFVIPTDSDKKAIFRYQVVLPPYITCSQCVIQWNYYTGNMWGLCDNGTEAVGCGQPETFRNCADVSIVTSTAGVPPLFVQQDNPFLLYYRDYRAPNNIFPLVIRSQVCVPTPLYRRIPGMDEWCQTNCLRYPPNCPESICQCPNTCDAIGEIEAKAGADVYCLDKCLVYPSDCPAHRCRCY, encoded by the exons ATGGTCAACGGCCGACGAGTCCAGAGGCCTTACCTCATCGTGATCCTCTTCATCGCGCAG GCGCTCGATGATTCCGGAGTCAAAGGTCACGGCCGCATGATGGACCCGCCATCCCGCAACAGCATGTGGCGGTTCGGATTTCCAAATCCCGTCAATTACAACGACAACGAACTCTTCTGCGGCGGGTATGCAG TTCAATGGGTCCAGAACCAGGGTCAGTGCGGAGTATGTGGGGACGCCTACCACACGAGCGAGCCTCGCCCCCACGAAGCTGGAGGTGAATTCGCAAAGGGGACGATAGTCAGGCATTACACAGTCGGtcag GAAATAGAAATTGAGATTGAGCTGACGGCGAACCACTGGGGACGTTTCGAGCTGTATTTGTGCCCTAACAACAACCCGAACAGCGAGGCGACCCAGGAATGCTTTGACAG ATATCCTCTCTACTTGTCTGGAACAAATGATGTGCAGTTCGTTATTCCAACGGACAGTGACAAGAAAGCTATCTTTCGATACCAGGTCGTTTTGCCGCCATACATCACCTGCTCACAGTGTGTAATTCAGTGGAATTATTATACAG GTAACATGTGGGGACTTTGCGACAATGGAACGGAGGCTGTCGGTTGTGGACAACCTGAGACATTCAGGAATTGCGCGGATGTTAGCATAGTCACCAGCACAGCCGGAGTACCGCCACTCTTTGTGCAACAGGACAATCCGTTCTTGCTCTACTACAGAGACTATCGTGCACCGAACAATATCTTCCCATTAGTGATTAG GTCCCAAGTTTGCGTACCGACACCGCTGTACCGTCGTATTCCAGGAATGGACGAATGGTGCCAAACAAACTGCCTTCGGTATCCACCAAATTGTCCCGAAAGCATATGTCAATGCCC AAACACTTGTGACGCTATTGGTGAAATTGAGGCTAAAGCTGGCGCTGACGTTTACTGCTTGGACAAGTGTTTGGTCTATCCATCAGATTGTCCAGCCCACCGTTGTCGCTGctattaa